The segment CCTTTAGAGTGATTCTTTATCATTAGGGCTATGTGTTCTTACCTTTCCTTTAGTCAaaggctaagtttctttgcaattcgatgtagtttaggttgcatgattggaatcattcaagcttgacatgatcaatcttgcttgtgaaattatttgagatatttgatcagcaaggtaatttaaatcttacttcccttgtagtgatttcttattatttggtATCATATCTTTTCCTTgtgttgattccttatcaccTGGATTAAAGCTCTACCTCATCAAGTTTTGATGAGGTTGTATGGTATTATCTAGTCTGAATATCATCTATGAAAGGTTAGATGGTGCCTCCCACGTGACCATAGAGTCACCTAAGTAAGAGGGATGTGAACTCCCATGTTCCAGCTAGCTATTAGGTAATCCTAAGTGATCTCACGCTCTCTCTTAAGAACGGTTTTATAGCACAGTGACCTTGTTTAGCAGACCTCGACCATTTCCACTAGGTTGGGTCACACACTACCTTATCGACCTATGTCTAACTCGACCGTACTGCTACTAGATTGGATAGGGTAGTGGAGAGCCTGAATATACTGTTCACATAACTTATAGCCTTGAGAGATACCTTGGTCATTCTTAGGTCGTGGAGGTCTACTAGTCTCCTAGGATGTCTTGGTGGCTTGACATGGACTCTTTCCTATGACAGACACTCAAGATCCTAAGGCGCTCAACCTACGAGAGGCTTTCGAACCTAAGTCGTCAACTAACCAACCTAACTCTAATGCCCTATTCTTAATTCGCGACTGTTACTCACACTCTACAAGGAGTAGACTCATTCAAACACATGTAGCTAACACACATAGAGTCATATAGACAATCATACTTGCTCAACGGGAGATAACGTCCATCGATCACCTGGAGTGCATATTTCACAAAATTTCCATCCTTCTATGTGCAAGGTACTTTAGAGTGCATTTACTAAATAATACAAACAAAtcctttaataaactaaattcaCCAAAAGAAAACCATTCATTCAAGTTTGCAATAAAACTAAACCGAACTAGGAGCATTCTAGAGCAAAACCAGAGTTCTTGTGAGTAACCtcgaaaaatataaattaaattgaaacatAGTCAACCAATTTGTGACCtagtttgagataggataacCAACCCATGTCTTTATTTAAACCGACAAGCATTAATCATCTATCTGGTAACCCGACCCAAAATATTACCAACCAGCTTGTGGTCCTAAAAATTGGAACCCTAGCCAACCAGCTCATGATAATGATCCAAAAGAGGGACGACTAACATGTCTTTGTGGTTCAAATAATCAATACGCTAGATAAGTAATTGTCACAATTTCATTTAGAAATATCAGATCATAAATTATAGAGTAAACACGTTCAGGCATATTTAGAGGTTTCAAAACAATTAGAAATTTatcttataattaatatattatattatgaaagCTTAAATATTCCTTAAACTTACTCCAAAAGACTCTTGAATCgactaaaatataaagaaactAACCTGAAAGGTAGTAAATGAAGCTGAACCCGGAGAAAAATCACAAACTGAAATGATGACAATACTCCTGAAATGATTTCAATCCGtcaattaaaaatcaaactaaGTTCAATCGAGTCGAACCGaattaaatcatattaaacTAAGTTGAATCGAGTTGACACCCAAAACCCGACTTAAACATTGACTTAACAAGTTCTTCTTTGGTAGCAAATCGAGATAAAAACTTGTTAATAGAGCAGCTGCACAtagtttgaaaagaaaaattctttcAGTTTCAAAAACTCTTGCATTGGGTGTTAACTGATTCGTACACCAACTTCGTTCGTAGGTCTAAGTCGACAAAAATCCTAGATTCTCTATTCACCCTATGAAAGGAGTATACACACAAGATTGAGTATACACACAAGATTGGCAGGAGAGCTATAGTCAAAGAAGCCGCGGGTCCATTGAAATTGATCTTATATACACCAGTTGAAGCAGACACTGGAACATCCAAACGAACCAGTAGAGGCAGCTATGGCAGAGACAACAACAAAGCATTAGTCTCCATTAATCAGGAAAGTGGCAAGAACTTACTAGGGTTAAAGATACCAATTTGAAGAGCATTCATTTGTCTCTCTTCAAGAGTCGAGAGCGGCCAGTGCTAAAGGTCAAGTCAAATAGTGTCACAACTTAACCCAGCATACGTGATACGTTATTACTTACGAACACTTGATACTTGAGCTtcgtaaaattttatttattaatgcaACACGTACTGAAGATATATTACAACCTGATCTCAGAGTGAAAATTGGTAATAAAATTCTATTGAACGAACAATACGctccccaaaaaaaaaatgtttaaagtACAAAGGAATTATAGAATCCAAACCcaaggaaaattttgaataaggCAACACTATAATACAATCCAAGTACTTGTGTCCTTGGCAAAGCCATATTTATACAATATgtatttttctatataaaaaaatggtaaaaacaaagaacaatcCAACGGCTAAGATTACTCCAACACGACATACTCTAAACTCTAAAGTTCATCACAGCTATTATACTTTacattttcctctctttttctttttctttttattattttttgtttctaaaataCAATTGAACACAAAGAGATCATTAAAACATGAATTCAATTAGTTCTTGGAGCCACCCACCGTGGGCTGTTGTTGATTCATTTGCTGAAACATCGTCGCAATTCTACTGTATGCTTCCATCGTCATCGGCTGCATACGTTAAACGTAAACGTTAATAACACGAAAGCTTTTAAGTTTAGTAGTGATTTAACGTAGTAACCTGCGATTGACAGGCAAGAAATGCTGAGATGGGGTCTGCGATCATTGTGGACGGAGAAGGTTGACGTTGGTCATAAGTGCCTCCATCCCATGCAGCCATGGGCATGAAGGCGGTCGGGTGAAGCATTGGAGACATCCCGGCAGCGAGGCCGGATCGGGTAGCCATCATATTCAAATGATCGATTCCTAATGCCATCCCCATCCCCATCCCGGCCATGCCCATTCCCAACCCCATCGGTGTCGCCATTAACGACGCCATTGGAAGCTGTTGTTGCATTGCTGCCATTGGGAGCATCATTGGCATGTTGATTCTACTCATCATTTGAATTTGAGCttgtaattgttttaaatattctattaCTTCGTCCAACATTGAAGCTTTGTCTGTCTATTNTAAAAgcaagaaaagggaaagaaaaaaaggtatAGAAATGAAGGCAATGGGACCAAAGACAGCAGAAGCTTTTAATGTTTCCTGTCGTGTTCCTTTCAACTCTCTGTCAAACTTCACCTTCTTTCTCTTATCTTTTTGTAAGTACCCCTTGTGGTCATGGTTCAATCAAACCCCATTGCTTTttcctcacaatccaccccctcccCTCCCCTTGTCTATTTCACAAGTTTTGGTATTAATTAACGTCGACAATTCCCGAACATGCCTATCCAACTCGTCAAAAGACTCTATCTGTAAccgcctaagcccaccgctagtagatattgtcctctttaagctttccctttcggattttccttcaaggttttcaaaatgCGTATGcgaaagagaggtttccacacccttataaaaaatgcttcgttctcctctccaaccgaccgaggtgggatccacaatccacccccttcgatatgagatcccacgtcgattggagaggagaatgaaacattttttataaaggtgtgaaagtTCTTTCTAGCCGAccgtgttttaaaatccttgaaggaaaacccaagaactaaaaaaaaaacaatatctactggtaGTGAACTTCGATCGCGAGCATTCAAcctccctaaaaaaaaattccaaaaatttatCGACTTTGACTCAAACAGGCCCAACTAGAATTTCGATTTTAATCCTGTTCGTACAGTACTACAGGCTCTTTTTCTTCGACATTCAAGTCCAAACACTACTTCGGAGGGAAGTATTAAGATATCAGACAAGTCAGTTCTATAAGAAATTTAATagattagtaaaaaaaaaaaacggcaGGCTGAATTGAGTACCTTATTGGAATTTGGGACCAACTTTTGCAATGTCTTCATCCTTTGGTTGATCTTATCTCTCCTTTtctataaacaaataataacaaaaattaactcaagaacaagaaattcccatatatatatacttacaCGTTCGGATTGGTTATGTATTGCTGCAGCTCGACTTCTTTTAGTGGAAATTGAGGATTTTggattctctttctttctgtctccctcatcttcttcttccacctTCACGTGTTCAAAATCATTGCCCNTATTAATCAGACATTGAACCAATCAAAAACCAAAgattttgtattataattcaaaattgttatggaaaaaaacacaaagggggattttagattttgatttggttaaaaaaatcttGCCTGATATGTGCTATGGCACACGGAATCATGGTCGTCGGTGGTCGTATTAACGTACCGCTTGCCGGAGCTCGTGTTATCAAGCGACCCATGAGAcgtggtggcggtggcggcgaAGTTTCTATCGTGGGTGTTCAACGTAGCGTCGCTGCCACTCACGCTGATTTGATTCTGGCAGACACTCCACTCCCTCTCTGCGTGGACTGCACGCGCCACCACTCTCCCCCGTTTGGTAACTCTACCGTCCTCGTCCTCCAGTCCCACCGCCGGAGTATCGCTTGACTCTACCGTTGCCTTGCCGGCGCCACCTGCCGCCGACTTATCGCCATCGCATGGTACCATAGCGTCCATAGTCGTGGCGGCGGAAGCAGCCGGCGTTTGTAGCGTTTGCTTATGGTGGTCGGAAAACCACGGCACCAAATCATTAGCGCCACCACTGCCGTCGTCGGTGTTAACATCAAAACCAATCTTACCATGGCGAGTTCCTTGGTTCACCAAATACTCAAGCGTGCCACTCGCACGTGCCGGCTTATTTTCCCACGTGTACTTAGACccatcaccaccaccgccaccgccgccgccgccgccgtggTGACTCTTGCCGGTTACCTTCGGCAACCCCAGCCCATGCATAGCCAATTGCCCATTTTCCCATGTCAACTCCGCGACTTCATACTCAAACCTAccaacaaaaaattcaaaaataaaacaaaaaaacaaaaaacaaaaaacccctttaaagaacagagagagagaaaagtacaTGGGAACGACGTCGTCTGCGGCGGAAGAGGAATGATAGGGGAGACGGTCGGCggcgacggcggcggcggagggcGGCGGGTCGGAGATGTCCCAATTAGGAACACACTGACTCATTTTTTCGGTGGtggagaaaaaagagagacgGTGGTATTCGTGATTTAAGAACGAAGATAATTAACAACAAACACCATCTTCTCTGTTTTAGATCCTGCCCGATGCTCTTTCTCCAATTCTCTCTCCTctatgttttatattttttaataacttttattaaataattcattattaaaatttggtataaattttttttttttttttttttttaggaactTACTTATTATGGTAGAGATATATGAAGGACATACGTCTAAAACGTCCGAACTTTTTATCTTATTTCGACCGTTACATTCTTCATTTAATATGTCTATTCAACTCATTGGttggtttaattatttaataagagttggtttaattatttaataagagttACTTTGGTTGAAAGAACTTTAAGAATCCAAACTTCACCCGAccatattaaattcaaaataaaaatgaaaaagattacATAATAACTTTAATTTGAGAACCAAGTATTAgttatttaaaagatttttatttaaaaaaaatgattaattatgtAACTATAGGTTATGAAgtgaatttatattatttcacctgtaaaaaaatatattattttaatacaacataaatgaaaacattacattataaatttaatgtgTGTGGAACACGTGTCAAACACGTGGAAGTGAGTGTTGCCTAAATATCCAGATGACATATGGTGGCAGAAGGGACACGTTGGAGGAGAACGAGCCAGGTAATGCTTCtattaaattgaataaataataaattaataataaagtcatagttatttataaacagatgattcaataaataaaaatagaatattaatttcaataattaattttctgaaaatgattttggataaaattttaatatctatgaataaatttataactatttttaaattaagaaatgaatatttttcgtttaaaataaattaattttttttattattcatattaataatattttattgacattttaattatatttcattaatttttttaaagatagaatataaatgttattttattccTCGTGCTTATATCGATTACATAAACATATGGAAATGTTGGTATGtgacaaaaatttaaaactaataaatttttatatttataatattttaatgctttatgtttttttatttttttttattttaacccaagtttatataatatattattattattaggaaATAATATAGTTAAGacttttaagtttgttcttaTCGTTACACGTGTACGGAAATTAGGGTTGATATAGCAGGTCGTTCCTTATAATTTTTCCACGTGTCGTCCACGTGTTGTTCCTACAGCGTCTTGCAGTCGTG is part of the Cucurbita pepo subsp. pepo cultivar mu-cu-16 chromosome LG12, ASM280686v2, whole genome shotgun sequence genome and harbors:
- the LOC111806467 gene encoding transcription factor UNE10, with the translated sequence MSQCVPNWDISDPPPSAAAVAADRLPYHSSSAADDVVPMFEYEVAELTWENGQLAMHGLGLPKVTGKSHHGGGGGGGGGGDGSKYTWENKPARASGTLEYLVNQGTRHGKIGFDVNTDDGSGGANDLVPWFSDHHKQTLQTPAASAATTMDAMVPCDGDKSAAGGAGKATVESSDTPAVGLEDEDGRVTKRGRVVARAVHAEREWSVCQNQISVSGSDATLNTHDRNFAATATTSHGSLDNTSSGKRYVNTTTDDHDSVCHSTYQVEEEDEGDRKKENPKSSISTKRSRAAAIHNQSERKRRDKINQRMKTLQKLVPNSNKTDKASMLDEVIEYLKQLQAQIQMMSRINMPMMLPMAAMQQQLPMASLMATPMGLGMGMAGMGMGMALGIDHLNMMATRSGLAAGMSPMLHPTAFMPMAAWDGGTYDQRQPSPSTMIADPISAFLACQSQPMTMEAYSRIATMFQQMNQQQPTVGGSKN